From Spirosoma aerolatum, one genomic window encodes:
- the xylA gene encoding xylose isomerase, with the protein MSNITLGDQEFFKGIGAIAYEGPKSKNPLAFKWYNPELIINGKSLREQLRFAISYWHTFCGTGGDPFGPGTRVFPWDQDSDANVRAKLKMDAAFEFFTKIDAPYYCFHDIDLVDEGSSAAEYEKRLQTIVDYGKQKQAASGVKLLWGTANVFSNPRYMNGASTNPDFSVLAYAGTQVKNAIDATIALGGENYVFWGGREGYMSLLNTNMKREVEHLARFLTIARDYARKQGFTGTFFIEPKPMEPTKHQYDYDAATVIGFLRQYGLDKDFQLNIEVNHATLAGHTFDHELQVAADAGMLGSIDANRGDYQNGWDTDQFPINIYELVEAALVIQQAGGIKPGGINFDAKVRRNSTDVEDLFIAHISGMDAFARAFIAADAILKESDYLKFRAERYASFDSGQGKAFEEGTLTLEDLRAYTLENGEPQMRSGKQEWLESIINQYI; encoded by the coding sequence ATGTCGAACATCACGCTTGGCGACCAGGAGTTTTTCAAAGGTATTGGCGCTATTGCCTACGAAGGCCCCAAATCCAAAAATCCCTTAGCTTTTAAATGGTATAATCCCGAACTGATCATAAACGGCAAATCATTACGGGAGCAATTGCGCTTTGCAATCAGCTACTGGCATACCTTCTGCGGAACGGGTGGCGATCCCTTTGGCCCCGGTACGCGCGTATTTCCCTGGGATCAGGATAGCGACGCCAATGTACGGGCCAAGCTCAAAATGGACGCGGCTTTTGAATTCTTTACCAAAATCGACGCTCCTTACTATTGCTTCCACGACATTGATCTGGTTGATGAAGGTTCGTCGGCGGCAGAATACGAAAAACGCCTGCAAACTATTGTTGACTATGGCAAGCAGAAACAGGCCGCCAGTGGGGTGAAATTGCTTTGGGGAACAGCCAACGTATTCTCGAATCCCCGTTATATGAACGGTGCATCAACGAATCCTGATTTTTCCGTATTGGCCTATGCAGGTACACAAGTGAAGAATGCCATTGATGCAACTATTGCGCTGGGTGGTGAGAACTACGTATTCTGGGGTGGTCGCGAAGGCTATATGTCGTTGTTGAACACCAACATGAAACGGGAAGTAGAGCACCTGGCTCGCTTTCTGACCATTGCCCGGGACTATGCCCGTAAGCAAGGCTTTACAGGTACCTTCTTCATCGAGCCAAAGCCAATGGAGCCCACCAAGCATCAGTACGATTACGATGCTGCTACGGTTATTGGTTTCCTGCGCCAATACGGACTTGATAAAGACTTCCAACTGAATATTGAAGTGAACCACGCAACCCTGGCGGGCCATACCTTCGACCACGAGTTGCAGGTAGCTGCCGATGCGGGTATGCTGGGAAGCATCGACGCCAACCGGGGTGACTACCAGAATGGCTGGGATACCGACCAGTTCCCAATCAACATTTACGAACTCGTTGAAGCCGCTTTGGTGATTCAGCAGGCCGGTGGGATCAAGCCCGGTGGTATCAACTTCGATGCGAAAGTACGCCGGAATTCAACCGATGTAGAGGATCTGTTCATTGCGCACATTAGCGGTATGGATGCCTTTGCCCGTGCGTTTATCGCTGCCGATGCCATTCTGAAAGAGTCTGATTACCTCAAATTCCGGGCAGAACGGTATGCATCATTCGATAGTGGTCAGGGTAAAGCCTTTGAAGAAGGAACGCT
- a CDS encoding NUDIX hydrolase: MVEQYKEQRPYLLALDSIIFGFDGEGLRVLLVKRGIEGSTWSLMGGWLQPEESLEQAAARILFELTGLTNVYLEQLHAFGDPYRDPIVRTISVAYFSLVKVADYESNLSEAFQARWFSIYDLPTLLFDHADMVDLALKRLRYKAAQHPIGFELLPEKFTIPQLKKLYDAIYNTDFDKRNFSRKILSTGLLIKLDEKQKGFSKKGAYYYQVDAVKYGQLTNSFLNFIPNTDTIL, translated from the coding sequence ATGGTAGAGCAATACAAAGAGCAGCGCCCTTATTTACTGGCATTAGACTCTATTATTTTTGGCTTCGATGGGGAAGGTCTCCGGGTATTGCTGGTAAAGCGGGGCATCGAAGGGAGTACCTGGTCGCTGATGGGGGGCTGGCTTCAACCCGAAGAGAGCCTGGAACAGGCGGCTGCCCGTATTCTGTTCGAACTGACGGGCCTGACCAACGTGTATCTCGAACAGCTACATGCCTTTGGCGATCCGTACCGCGATCCCATCGTCCGTACCATTTCCGTTGCCTATTTCTCGTTGGTCAAAGTAGCCGACTACGAATCGAACCTGTCCGAAGCGTTTCAGGCACGCTGGTTTTCGATTTACGATCTGCCTACACTGCTGTTCGATCATGCTGATATGGTCGACCTGGCTCTCAAGCGGCTACGCTATAAAGCAGCCCAGCATCCAATCGGGTTTGAACTCCTGCCCGAAAAATTTACCATCCCTCAGCTTAAGAAACTCTACGACGCTATTTACAATACGGACTTCGATAAACGGAACTTCAGCCGGAAAATCCTCTCAACGGGACTGCTCATTAAATTGGATGAGAAGCAGAAGGGCTTTTCCAAAAAGGGAGCGTATTATTATCAGGTCGATGCGGTTAAATACGGTCAATTGACCAATTCGTTCCTGAATTTCATTCCGAATACGGATACCATTTTGTAA